In a single window of the Flavivirga spongiicola genome:
- a CDS encoding AMP-dependent synthetase/ligase — MADVTRIFDFPYYQLETYNLDKALTSKYNGEWHSISTQEYINQANAISRGLLRLGVQPNDKIAVISSTNRTEWNVLDIGVLQTGAQNVPIYPTIAAEDYEYILNHSEAIYCFVSDAEVLDKLNTIKGNTKLKGIYTFNDIKGENSWKDVLKLGEDPSNQNEVDARKEVVKPHDLATLIYTSGTTGKPKGVMLSHNNLVSNVLDSLSRVPLDIGKSKALSFLPVCHVFERMILYLYQYCGIEIYFAESIETISDNLKDVKPNIMTAVPRLYEKMYDKIIAKGTELKGIKKVLFFWAVNLGLKYEPYGKNGWWYEFQLKIANKLIFNKWRDALGGNINTLVSGSAALQQRLIRVFSAAKMEILEGYGLTETSPVISVNCPHNAGIKIGTVGRIIDNVEVKIANDGEILVKGPNVMLGYFKDSEKTKEVMTGDYFHTGDIGEVDNDNFLKITDRKKEMFKTSGGKYVAPSLLENQFKQSRFIEQIMIIGEGEKMPAALIQLNFEFVEEWARRHDITFQSNNDIITNPQLLERIQEEIDDANKNFGKWEQIKKFEITQDIWSIDSGHLTPTMKMRRKVIKAKYADLIEKIYRS, encoded by the coding sequence ATGGCAGACGTTACAAGAATTTTTGATTTTCCTTATTATCAGTTAGAAACTTATAATTTAGATAAAGCACTCACCTCTAAATATAATGGTGAATGGCATTCTATTTCAACTCAAGAATACATTAATCAAGCGAATGCTATTAGCAGAGGCTTGTTACGTTTAGGTGTTCAGCCAAATGATAAAATAGCTGTTATTTCTTCAACAAATAGAACTGAATGGAATGTTTTAGACATAGGAGTCCTTCAAACCGGTGCGCAAAATGTGCCTATATATCCAACGATTGCTGCAGAAGATTACGAATATATTTTAAATCATTCTGAAGCTATTTACTGCTTTGTTTCTGATGCTGAAGTTTTGGATAAATTAAATACTATTAAAGGCAATACAAAACTTAAGGGCATCTATACTTTTAATGATATTAAAGGTGAAAACAGTTGGAAAGACGTTTTAAAATTAGGTGAAGACCCAAGTAATCAAAACGAAGTTGATGCCAGAAAAGAAGTTGTTAAACCTCATGACTTAGCCACTTTAATTTATACTTCTGGTACTACTGGCAAACCAAAAGGTGTGATGCTGTCTCATAACAATCTGGTATCTAACGTGTTAGATAGCTTATCTCGAGTTCCTTTAGATATAGGTAAATCTAAAGCGTTAAGTTTCTTACCCGTATGCCATGTTTTTGAAAGAATGATATTATACCTATATCAATATTGTGGTATAGAAATATACTTTGCTGAAAGTATCGAAACTATAAGTGATAACTTAAAAGATGTTAAACCAAATATCATGACAGCTGTACCTAGGCTTTATGAAAAAATGTATGATAAAATAATCGCCAAGGGAACCGAATTAAAAGGTATAAAAAAGGTATTGTTTTTCTGGGCCGTAAACTTAGGTTTAAAATATGAGCCTTATGGTAAAAATGGCTGGTGGTATGAATTTCAATTAAAAATAGCAAACAAGCTTATTTTTAATAAATGGCGAGATGCCTTAGGAGGAAATATTAACACTTTAGTATCTGGAAGTGCTGCCCTACAACAGCGATTAATTAGAGTGTTTTCTGCTGCGAAAATGGAAATACTCGAAGGGTATGGATTAACAGAAACATCTCCTGTAATATCTGTGAATTGTCCGCATAATGCAGGCATTAAAATTGGAACTGTTGGACGAATTATAGACAACGTTGAAGTAAAAATAGCAAATGATGGAGAAATTCTAGTAAAAGGTCCTAATGTCATGCTGGGCTATTTTAAAGATTCTGAAAAAACTAAGGAAGTCATGACTGGAGACTATTTTCATACAGGTGATATCGGGGAAGTTGACAACGACAATTTCTTAAAAATTACCGACCGTAAAAAAGAAATGTTCAAAACATCTGGTGGAAAATATGTGGCACCCTCATTATTAGAAAATCAATTTAAACAATCAAGGTTTATTGAACAAATAATGATTATTGGAGAAGGCGAGAAAATGCCAGCTGCATTAATTCAACTTAATTTTGAATTTGTTGAAGAATGGGCAAGGCGACATGATATCACATTTCAATCTAACAACGACATCATCACTAATCCTCAATTATTAGAGCGTATTCAAGAAGAAATTGACGATGCTAATAAAAACTTTGGTAAATGGGAACAAATTAAAAAATTCGAAATCACCCAAGATATCTGGTCTATTGATTCTGGTCATTTAACACCTACAATGAAAATGAGAAGAAAAGTGATTAAAGCAAAATATGCAGATTTAATAGAAAAAATCTACAGGTCATAA
- a CDS encoding sulfatase family protein, producing MKKHLHILTATILILLTVLSCKSEKEQDVKKPNILFIMSDDHTSQAWGIYGGILKDYVKNKSISRLADEGIILNNAFCTNSICVPSRASILTGQYSNKNGVYTLSDALQPDSLNIAKVLSENGYQTALIGKWHLKKEPSGFDHYNILHDQGRYWDPILRTKKNFHKPPEAWDVHKGFSTDVITQLSLNWLSQRDKEKPFMLMTHFKATHEPFDYPKRFDDLYKDIEIPEPVSLFDFSPETTGRSFPGQQLENLSWRYEQASNDPEKWWCKYPGLPFYTKNMDSITARKATYQKFVKDFLRSGAAIDDNIGKILDYLETSGLAQNTIVIYTADQGYFLGEHGFFDKRLIYDESLRMPFVIRYPKEVPAGKRLDDIILNIDFPALFADYAGVKIPESMQGESFRNNLKGETPEHWRTSVYYRYWTNHPVRPGHFGIRNKRYKLALFYGQSLDMTGSSKESTAPAWEFYDLEKDSHENYNAYHDESYSDIIKDMKLELIKLREEYEDTDEKYTVLQDIFDKYWN from the coding sequence ATGAAAAAGCATTTACATATACTAACAGCCACCATCTTAATATTATTAACAGTACTTAGCTGTAAATCTGAAAAAGAGCAGGATGTAAAGAAACCAAATATCCTCTTTATAATGTCTGATGATCATACCTCACAAGCTTGGGGAATTTACGGGGGTATTTTAAAAGATTATGTTAAAAATAAAAGTATTAGTCGATTAGCTGATGAAGGTATCATACTAAATAATGCCTTCTGCACCAACTCTATTTGCGTACCTAGTAGAGCCAGTATTCTTACGGGACAATACAGTAATAAAAATGGTGTATATACACTTAGTGATGCCTTACAACCAGATAGCTTAAATATAGCAAAAGTGTTAAGTGAAAATGGTTATCAAACGGCTCTTATCGGAAAATGGCATTTAAAAAAAGAACCTTCTGGTTTCGACCATTATAATATTTTACATGATCAAGGACGTTATTGGGATCCTATTCTAAGAACCAAAAAAAACTTCCATAAACCTCCAGAAGCATGGGATGTGCACAAAGGATTTTCAACAGATGTTATTACCCAACTATCTCTAAATTGGCTAAGTCAAAGAGATAAAGAAAAACCATTTATGTTAATGACACACTTTAAAGCAACACATGAACCTTTCGATTATCCTAAACGCTTTGATGATTTATATAAAGATATTGAGATACCAGAACCGGTATCCTTATTTGACTTTTCTCCGGAAACCACAGGGCGTAGTTTTCCTGGTCAGCAATTAGAAAATTTGAGTTGGCGTTACGAACAAGCATCAAACGATCCTGAAAAATGGTGGTGTAAATATCCCGGACTTCCGTTTTATACTAAAAATATGGATAGTATTACGGCTCGTAAAGCTACCTATCAAAAATTTGTTAAAGACTTTTTACGATCTGGCGCAGCTATTGATGATAATATTGGTAAAATTCTAGATTATTTAGAAACCTCTGGTTTAGCTCAAAACACAATAGTTATCTACACCGCGGATCAAGGTTATTTTTTAGGAGAGCATGGTTTTTTTGATAAACGTTTAATATATGATGAATCGCTACGCATGCCTTTTGTAATAAGATATCCTAAAGAAGTTCCTGCTGGTAAGCGTTTAGATGATATTATTTTAAATATAGATTTTCCTGCACTATTTGCAGACTATGCAGGAGTAAAGATTCCAGAATCGATGCAAGGTGAAAGTTTTCGTAACAACCTTAAAGGTGAAACTCCTGAACATTGGAGAACATCAGTCTATTACAGATATTGGACAAATCATCCTGTTAGGCCAGGTCATTTTGGGATACGAAACAAAAGGTACAAATTAGCGCTCTTTTATGGACAATCCCTAGATATGACAGGCTCATCAAAAGAATCTACAGCTCCTGCCTGGGAATTTTATGATTTAGAAAAAGACTCACATGAAAATTATAATGCATACCATGATGAATCTTATTCTGATATTATAAAAGACATGAAACTTGAGTTAATAAAGCTTCGTGAAGAATATGAAGACACAGATGAAAAATATACTGTTCTTCAAGATATTTTTGATAAGTATTGGAATTAA
- the pflA gene encoding pyruvate formate-lyase-activating protein: MKTEENILRVHSIESFGTHDGPGVRLVIFLQGCKLKCLYCHNPDTIKTSGGTLYHIEELVDISLKMKPYFGKKGGVTVSGGEPLLQSKELIPFFKRLKEEGIHTNIDTNGRILNHFTKKLLDDYADLVMLDIKHMTEEGYEALTGMRNNETAFTFAKHREASGKKMWLRYVLIPEITNRPELLHQMGAYFKDYKTIEKIELQPYHKLGIHKWEALGWDYQLKHARENTEEEIETAVGILKNYFKEVKIN; the protein is encoded by the coding sequence ATCAAAACAGAAGAAAACATATTAAGAGTACACTCTATTGAGTCCTTTGGAACACACGACGGTCCAGGAGTTCGTTTGGTTATATTCTTACAGGGATGTAAATTGAAATGTCTGTATTGCCATAATCCAGATACTATTAAAACTTCTGGAGGCACCTTGTATCATATTGAAGAGTTAGTAGATATCTCCCTGAAAATGAAGCCATATTTTGGTAAAAAAGGTGGGGTAACAGTATCGGGAGGAGAACCTTTATTACAGTCTAAAGAATTAATTCCTTTTTTTAAAAGACTCAAAGAGGAAGGTATTCATACCAATATTGATACTAATGGTAGAATATTAAATCATTTCACGAAAAAATTGTTGGACGATTATGCAGATTTAGTCATGTTAGATATAAAGCACATGACTGAAGAAGGCTATGAAGCTTTAACGGGGATGCGTAATAATGAAACTGCTTTTACTTTTGCTAAACATAGAGAAGCATCAGGAAAAAAAATGTGGTTGAGGTATGTGTTAATACCAGAGATTACGAATAGGCCTGAACTTTTACACCAAATGGGCGCATATTTTAAAGATTACAAAACTATTGAAAAAATTGAGCTTCAGCCATATCATAAGCTAGGTATCCATAAATGGGAAGCTTTAGGTTGGGATTATCAGTTAAAACATGCACGTGAAAATACAGAGGAAGAAATAGAGACAGCGGTTGGGATTTTAAAGAACTATTTTAAAGAAGTTAAAATAAATTAA
- a CDS encoding L-lactate MFS transporter encodes MQTQKLKNRWLIAASAVGIHISIGSVYAYSVMTNPVKDIFDVDGSVIKWAFKIAILLLGLSAAFLGRWVEKVGPKISGTTAGLFYGIGILGSGLAVQLESLTLFYLCYGVIGGIGLGLGYITPVSTLVKWFPDRRGLATGMAIMGFGFAALIFGPVMQSLFDAVGVSNAFYILGSIYMLLILSSARYIEKPPEGYMPDGFKLGEGKKIKADISNIDANASLKTSRFYYIWIMMFINIACGIAIISAASPMMQEKLNYTPMEAAAIVGLIGVFNGLGRIMWSSLSDYLGRANTYIIFFAFQILAFFFLPKISMELTFLVVLFTVITMYGGGFATLPAFLGDLFGTKQLGAIHGMVLAAWGLAGVVGPTIYDVVKNATGSLDTTLEVFAGLFVIALIVSLLMKRTVNQAYKKIDKKLNFV; translated from the coding sequence ATGCAAACACAAAAACTTAAAAACCGTTGGTTAATAGCTGCTTCAGCCGTTGGAATACACATTTCAATAGGATCTGTATATGCATATTCGGTAATGACCAATCCAGTTAAAGATATTTTTGATGTTGATGGAAGTGTTATAAAATGGGCATTTAAAATTGCTATTTTGTTATTGGGGCTATCGGCAGCATTTTTAGGTAGATGGGTAGAAAAAGTAGGGCCAAAGATAAGCGGCACAACAGCTGGATTATTTTATGGTATTGGTATTTTAGGTTCAGGGTTAGCTGTACAGTTAGAATCTTTAACGCTGTTTTATTTATGTTACGGTGTTATTGGGGGTATTGGGTTAGGATTAGGTTATATTACACCAGTGAGTACATTAGTTAAGTGGTTTCCAGACAGACGTGGCTTAGCAACAGGAATGGCTATTATGGGATTTGGTTTTGCTGCTTTAATTTTCGGACCAGTCATGCAATCGCTTTTTGATGCCGTCGGTGTGTCAAATGCCTTTTACATTTTAGGATCTATATACATGCTATTGATATTGTCTTCTGCAAGATACATTGAAAAACCACCAGAAGGTTATATGCCAGATGGCTTTAAACTGGGAGAAGGTAAAAAGATAAAAGCAGATATTTCTAATATTGATGCGAATGCTTCGCTAAAGACTTCACGTTTTTATTACATCTGGATTATGATGTTTATTAATATAGCTTGTGGTATTGCCATTATATCTGCAGCGAGCCCAATGATGCAGGAAAAGCTAAATTATACGCCTATGGAGGCTGCGGCAATAGTTGGCTTAATTGGTGTGTTTAATGGCTTAGGTAGAATCATGTGGTCTAGCCTTTCAGATTATTTAGGAAGAGCAAATACGTATATTATATTCTTTGCTTTTCAAATTTTGGCCTTCTTTTTCTTGCCAAAAATTTCAATGGAACTAACTTTTCTAGTGGTTCTATTTACAGTGATCACTATGTATGGAGGTGGCTTTGCAACCTTACCTGCATTCTTAGGCGATTTGTTTGGAACCAAGCAATTAGGAGCTATACATGGTATGGTGTTGGCAGCTTGGGGATTAGCAGGTGTTGTAGGCCCTACAATTTACGATGTAGTTAAAAATGCCACAGGATCGTTAGATACTACTTTGGAAGTTTTTGCTGGCTTATTCGTTATCGCATTAATTGTGTCTTTATTAATGAAGCGAACAGTAAATCAAGCTTATAAAAAAATAGATAAAAAGTTAAATTTTGTTTAA
- a CDS encoding sulfatase-like hydrolase/transferase, which produces MKYNLRPPLTKKWINILLILICMPCFAQTKSKPNVIIIYTDDQGAVDLGSYGATDIYSPNIDKLAKEGTRFTQAYVAAPVCAPSRAALLTGKYPQNAGVNSNTSHVPGSHGMPNNQYTLAELFKDQGYKTGHIGKWHLGMSAETSPNAQGFDYSFGHLRGCIDNYSHYFFWAGPNIHDLYENGKEVFYDGQYFPDLASDRALQYVEDHKSDPFFMFYAINMPHYPYQPTQKWRDYYKEVEKPRGDYAAFISTIDERIGFLINKLETLGIRDNTIIVYQSDNGYSTEMRAFNGGGSSGPYRGAKSSLFEGGIRLPAIISWKNNLPQNIVNDEFLVNIDWLPTLANLCDFNNLPKNIDGKDLSKMIKKPNTVSPRTNAFWKYGNQWAVRKENWKLIGYPKDTSHKGELDLEHDALFLSNLDEDVSEMENLANKYPEVVEALKTEYMSWEHGQASDIPKKSVVINHLGKSKKIKDIKKLHNKYKNIEVLLDGKRGYNDFSSGQWIGQEGKDLEFVIDLNTSQSISNINLGYLHNPSNWIYAPNTFEASFSNDGKTYNNTIKSNTPSRIHNKNNFIDKLSIKTKQQARYIKINIKGITKIPENNEGAGSQGWVFIDEIIIN; this is translated from the coding sequence ATGAAATACAATTTAAGGCCTCCTTTGACAAAAAAATGGATTAATATACTTCTCATATTAATTTGTATGCCATGTTTTGCACAAACCAAATCAAAACCCAATGTTATTATCATCTATACCGATGATCAAGGAGCTGTTGATTTAGGAAGTTATGGAGCCACAGATATTTACAGTCCAAATATTGATAAATTAGCTAAAGAAGGGACACGTTTTACCCAAGCTTATGTCGCAGCTCCAGTTTGTGCCCCATCAAGAGCTGCTTTACTCACAGGAAAGTATCCACAAAATGCAGGAGTTAATAGTAATACTTCTCACGTCCCGGGGTCTCATGGGATGCCTAACAACCAATATACACTAGCTGAACTATTTAAAGACCAAGGCTATAAAACAGGTCATATTGGTAAATGGCATTTAGGTATGAGTGCAGAAACGTCTCCTAATGCTCAGGGCTTTGATTATTCCTTTGGACATTTAAGAGGCTGCATTGACAATTACTCACATTATTTCTTTTGGGCTGGACCAAATATTCATGATCTCTATGAAAATGGAAAAGAAGTATTTTACGACGGTCAATATTTTCCTGATTTAGCTTCCGATCGAGCTTTGCAATATGTTGAAGACCATAAAAGCGATCCTTTTTTTATGTTCTACGCTATAAATATGCCGCATTATCCCTATCAGCCAACACAAAAATGGAGAGACTATTACAAAGAAGTTGAAAAGCCAAGAGGCGATTATGCTGCTTTTATTTCAACTATTGATGAACGCATTGGTTTTTTAATTAATAAATTAGAAACTTTAGGTATAAGAGATAATACAATTATAGTATACCAGTCTGATAATGGTTATTCTACAGAAATGCGTGCTTTTAATGGAGGTGGTAGCTCTGGTCCCTATAGAGGTGCTAAAAGTAGTCTGTTTGAAGGTGGTATAAGACTTCCTGCTATTATTAGCTGGAAAAATAATTTACCTCAAAATATTGTAAATGATGAGTTTTTAGTAAACATAGACTGGTTGCCAACTCTAGCAAATTTATGTGACTTTAATAATTTGCCAAAAAACATTGACGGGAAAGACTTATCTAAAATGATTAAAAAGCCTAATACGGTATCACCAAGAACCAATGCCTTTTGGAAATATGGTAACCAATGGGCAGTTAGAAAAGAAAATTGGAAACTTATAGGTTATCCAAAAGACACATCGCATAAAGGAGAGCTAGATTTAGAGCATGACGCCTTATTCCTATCAAATCTAGATGAAGATGTTTCTGAAATGGAAAATTTAGCAAATAAATACCCTGAAGTTGTAGAAGCATTGAAAACCGAATACATGTCTTGGGAACATGGACAGGCATCAGACATACCTAAAAAATCTGTGGTTATAAATCATTTAGGAAAAAGTAAAAAAATTAAAGACATTAAAAAGCTTCATAATAAATATAAAAATATTGAAGTATTACTTGATGGTAAACGTGGTTATAATGATTTTAGTTCTGGACAATGGATTGGACAAGAAGGAAAAGATTTAGAATTTGTGATAGACCTAAACACTTCTCAATCAATTTCAAATATAAACCTTGGGTATTTACACAATCCATCTAACTGGATTTATGCTCCTAACACATTTGAAGCTAGTTTCTCGAATGATGGTAAGACCTATAATAATACCATAAAATCAAATACACCTTCCCGAATACATAATAAAAATAACTTCATTGATAAACTGTCTATTAAAACAAAACAACAAGCAAGATATATAAAAATAAATATAAAAGGCATTACCAAAATCCCTGAAAACAATGAAGGTGCTGGTAGCCAAGGTTGGGTATTTATTGATGAAATAATAATAAACTAA
- a CDS encoding MarR family winged helix-turn-helix transcriptional regulator, which yields MKDKTIDYILRTTWLTVQKMYNEEAAKFESTMATGFTLLSIDPEKGTPSTALGPKMGMEATSLSRILKTMESKGLIERKPNPEDGRGVIISLTEFGLEKRDYSRDKVLTFNESIRNNISEEKLNSFYEVAEVINDMVTNKKIYNQNG from the coding sequence ATGAAAGACAAAACTATTGACTATATACTAAGAACGACATGGCTTACAGTACAAAAAATGTATAATGAAGAAGCTGCAAAATTTGAAAGTACTATGGCAACAGGCTTTACTTTATTAAGTATTGATCCTGAAAAAGGGACACCTTCAACTGCTTTAGGACCAAAAATGGGAATGGAAGCCACCAGTTTATCTAGAATATTAAAAACTATGGAATCTAAAGGGCTCATTGAACGTAAACCCAATCCGGAAGATGGTCGTGGTGTGATTATTTCTCTCACCGAATTTGGCCTTGAAAAAAGGGACTATTCAAGAGATAAGGTTTTAACATTTAACGAATCTATAAGAAATAATATATCAGAAGAAAAACTGAACAGTTTTTACGAAGTAGCAGAAGTTATTAATGATATGGTAACAAATAAAAAAATATATAATCAAAATGGTTAG
- a CDS encoding glycosyl hydrolase family 18 protein gives MNYKILYYSILFLLILSCNKEKTEVEPQVEETNMEKARVVGYLPIHRFSLSNKIEYCKLTHLNLAFANPDSNGNIIMPSISSIISDAKSANANIVICISLAGAGLTNEQTMNWSNLIDIPDNRPAFIAKIVDYVLSNNLDGVDVDLEWEHVTSGYSGFVIELDKALNAHNKLLTVAFPQTRYSNVSDAALSVFDFINIMSYDATGPWAPSNSGQHSSLQFSKEGIALWNNTIGISSNKLNLGVPFYGYNFVNSTTVNTFTYNEIIRENINNINIDNVGTSYYNGMSTIKYKVNLANDKSIGGIMIWELGQDSFDEYSLLNAIHDEYTSIGIKTTGMCGN, from the coding sequence ATGAATTACAAGATATTATATTATTCGATTCTATTTTTATTGATATTATCGTGTAATAAAGAAAAGACAGAGGTTGAACCTCAAGTTGAAGAGACTAATATGGAAAAAGCTAGAGTAGTAGGGTATTTGCCTATACACAGATTTTCATTAAGTAACAAAATAGAATATTGTAAGCTTACGCATTTAAACCTAGCCTTTGCAAATCCCGATAGTAATGGAAATATTATAATGCCAAGTATTAGTTCTATAATATCTGATGCAAAGTCAGCAAATGCTAATATTGTTATTTGTATTTCTTTAGCTGGGGCAGGTTTAACAAATGAACAAACAATGAATTGGTCTAATTTGATAGATATACCAGATAATAGACCAGCATTTATTGCTAAAATTGTAGATTATGTACTTTCAAATAATTTAGATGGTGTAGATGTAGATTTAGAATGGGAACATGTTACGTCAGGGTATAGTGGTTTTGTAATAGAGCTAGATAAAGCCCTAAATGCCCATAATAAATTACTTACTGTAGCTTTTCCCCAAACCAGATATAGTAATGTTTCAGATGCTGCTCTTAGTGTTTTTGATTTTATAAATATTATGTCTTATGATGCTACAGGTCCTTGGGCACCTTCAAATTCAGGTCAGCATAGTTCATTACAGTTTTCTAAAGAAGGTATAGCATTATGGAATAACACTATAGGAATTTCTAGTAATAAATTAAATTTAGGAGTCCCTTTTTACGGATATAATTTTGTGAACTCAACAACAGTTAATACGTTTACATATAATGAAATCATTAGAGAAAATATAAACAATATTAATATAGATAATGTAGGGACATCATATTATAATGGCATGTCAACAATTAAATATAAAGTTAATCTAGCTAATGATAAATCAATTGGAGGCATTATGATTTGGGAATTGGGACAAGACTCATTTGATGAATACTCTCTTTTAAATGCTATTCATGATGAATATACTTCTATAGGTATTAAAACAACAGGCATGTGCGGTAATTAA
- the pflB gene encoding formate C-acetyltransferase, protein MEVKQFKYGIWTEKVDIRDFVINNITPYHGTAGFLVGPSTRTQKLWEICKEATKEERRSNGVRSIDTETVSTVSAFNAGYIDRENEVIVGLQTDELLKRTMKPFGGFKVVQKALSEHGVKPNDALTELFSKYVKTHNDGVFDAYTKEIKKYRSLGFLTGLPDNYARGRIIGDYRRVALYGVDFLIKSKQVDLDKIEGPMSDAVIRLREEVSEQIRALKEMIVLGAKYDLDLSRPAENAREAVQWTYMAYLAAVKEQDGAAMSLGNVSTFLDVFIENDLQEGLITEEEAQEYIDQFVMKLRMVRHLRMSAYDEIFAGDPTWVTEAIGGMFDDGRTKVTKTSFRFLNTLYNLGPSPEPNMTILWSEDLPQNFKDYCAKVSIDTSSIQFENDALMRKSRGSDDYGIACCVSHQSLGKSIQFFGARTNLAKTLLLAINGGRCEITGTQMVDGIEACDCGEYLDFDNVMANFKIAMKDVARVYNDSMNIIHYMHDKYYYEKAQMALIDTNPSINIAYGIAGLSIVADSLSAIKYAKVKPIRNEEGLTVDFKIEGDFPCYGNDDDRVDVLAANAVANFNDELKQLAVYKNAEPTMSVLTITSNVAYGKKTGATPDGRAKGIPFAPGANPMHGRDSQGAIASLNSVAKIDYKDSQDGISNTFSIVPKSLGANDEDRIENLATILDGYFSRNAQHINVNVLNKETLIDAMEHPEEYPQLTIRVSGYAVNFVRLTKEQQLEVITRSFHESM, encoded by the coding sequence ATGGAAGTAAAACAATTTAAATACGGAATTTGGACTGAGAAAGTCGATATAAGAGATTTTGTTATTAATAATATTACTCCTTATCACGGAACGGCAGGTTTTTTGGTTGGTCCAAGTACAAGAACTCAGAAATTATGGGAAATTTGTAAAGAAGCTACTAAAGAAGAGCGACGAAGTAATGGAGTACGCTCAATCGATACTGAAACAGTTTCGACTGTTAGTGCCTTTAATGCTGGATATATTGACAGAGAAAATGAAGTGATTGTAGGGTTGCAAACGGATGAGTTGTTAAAACGAACTATGAAACCTTTTGGAGGTTTTAAAGTGGTTCAAAAAGCATTATCAGAACATGGGGTAAAACCTAATGATGCATTAACAGAGTTATTTTCTAAATATGTTAAAACACATAATGATGGTGTTTTTGATGCCTATACAAAGGAAATTAAGAAATACCGTTCATTGGGTTTTTTAACAGGATTGCCAGATAATTATGCCAGAGGTAGAATTATTGGTGATTATCGTCGTGTAGCCTTATATGGAGTTGACTTCTTAATTAAATCTAAACAGGTAGATTTAGATAAGATTGAAGGTCCTATGAGTGATGCTGTTATTCGTTTACGTGAAGAAGTTTCTGAGCAAATAAGAGCATTGAAAGAAATGATTGTATTAGGTGCTAAATATGATTTAGACTTAAGTCGTCCTGCTGAAAATGCAAGAGAAGCAGTACAATGGACGTACATGGCTTACTTAGCTGCCGTAAAGGAACAAGATGGCGCAGCCATGTCTTTGGGTAATGTGTCTACATTTTTAGATGTTTTTATTGAAAATGATTTACAAGAAGGTCTTATTACTGAGGAAGAAGCTCAGGAATATATAGATCAGTTTGTTATGAAACTTCGTATGGTGCGCCATTTAAGAATGAGTGCTTATGATGAAATATTCGCAGGAGACCCAACTTGGGTAACAGAAGCTATTGGAGGTATGTTTGATGATGGAAGAACTAAGGTAACTAAAACCTCTTTCCGTTTCTTGAATACCTTATATAACTTAGGACCTTCGCCAGAACCTAATATGACCATCCTTTGGTCTGAAGACCTGCCACAAAACTTCAAAGATTACTGTGCTAAAGTATCAATAGACACATCATCAATTCAATTTGAAAATGATGCTCTAATGAGAAAAAGCAGAGGTTCTGATGATTACGGAATTGCTTGTTGTGTTTCTCATCAGTCATTAGGAAAATCAATCCAATTCTTTGGTGCACGTACCAACCTAGCTAAAACATTATTATTAGCTATTAATGGTGGGCGTTGTGAAATAACAGGAACTCAAATGGTTGATGGTATTGAAGCTTGCGACTGTGGTGAATATTTAGATTTTGATAATGTCATGGCTAACTTTAAAATAGCTATGAAAGATGTCGCGCGTGTTTATAATGACTCTATGAACATTATTCACTACATGCATGACAAATACTATTACGAAAAAGCTCAAATGGCATTAATCGATACGAATCCAAGTATTAATATTGCTTACGGTATAGCAGGTTTATCAATTGTAGCAGACTCACTTTCGGCAATTAAATACGCTAAAGTAAAACCAATAAGAAATGAAGAAGGTTTAACGGTAGATTTTAAAATTGAAGGTGACTTCCCATGCTATGGTAATGATGATGATAGAGTGGATGTTTTAGCCGCAAATGCTGTTGCCAATTTTAATGATGAATTGAAGCAATTAGCGGTTTATAAAAATGCGGAACCCACAATGTCTGTATTAACAATCACATCGAATGTAGCCTATGGAAAGAAAACTGGAGCGACGCCAGATGGTAGAGCAAAAGGGATTCCATTTGCACCAGGGGCTAATCCAATGCACGGTCGTGATTCTCAAGGAGCCATTGCATCATTAAACTCAGTTGCTAAAATTGATTATAAAGATTCTCAAGATGGTATTTCAAATACCTTCTCAATAGTACCTAAATCTTTAGGAGCAAATGATGAAGACAGAATAGAAAATTTAGCAACCATTTTAGACGGTTATTTCTCTAGAAACGCACAACATATTAATGTCAATGTATTAAACAAGGAAACATTGATTGATGCTATGGAGCACCCAGAGGAATACCCACAATTAACAATTCGTGTTTCTGGTTACGCTGTTAATTTTGTAAGATTAACAAAAGAGCAGCAATTAGAAGTGATCACACGTTCTTTCCACGAATCCATGTAG